One segment of Methylocella silvestris BL2 DNA contains the following:
- a CDS encoding phosphotransferase family protein produces MRETWVRTDPPLEPSLPAIEAMARRLCPGAIVCRAEEIPGGLINANFRLDLAGDPHRNRLLLRYWRRGRADADKEVALLHSLKGQVPVPAVLATGAADSEFGLPYAFMEWIEAESLHSAAAGLASAALHELGLAAGGTLAAIHGVRFPRQGFFGADLAPDGGYDASVDGQLAWLNKTLGRDQARDRVGGELAEAISAFVRRKGEALSHEWARRPTLSHGDFDPTNIMVSRAGIGFAIAAVLDWEFAFAGGPAYDFGHMLRPPLGDQAAFVGGLCAGYRAAGQDLAEDWREAARLADLLSWVDFISQPFCGAKAAASARLMMARLIAA; encoded by the coding sequence TTGCGCGAGACATGGGTCAGGACCGATCCGCCCCTTGAACCAAGCTTGCCGGCGATCGAAGCGATGGCGCGGCGGCTCTGCCCCGGCGCCATTGTCTGCCGCGCGGAGGAAATTCCTGGCGGTCTGATCAACGCCAATTTCCGGCTCGACCTTGCAGGCGACCCACATCGCAATCGGTTGCTTTTGCGCTACTGGCGGCGCGGGCGCGCGGACGCCGACAAGGAAGTCGCGCTGCTGCATTCCCTCAAAGGGCAAGTTCCTGTTCCCGCCGTTCTTGCGACCGGGGCGGCGGATTCCGAGTTTGGGCTGCCCTACGCCTTCATGGAATGGATCGAGGCGGAGAGTCTGCACAGCGCCGCAGCCGGGTTGGCTTCGGCGGCCCTGCACGAGCTTGGCCTTGCCGCCGGCGGGACGCTCGCCGCCATTCATGGCGTGCGGTTTCCGCGACAGGGTTTTTTTGGCGCCGATCTCGCCCCCGACGGCGGATATGACGCGAGCGTCGACGGACAACTGGCCTGGCTGAATAAGACGCTCGGCCGCGATCAGGCCCGCGACCGGGTCGGCGGCGAACTGGCCGAGGCCATCAGCGCCTTTGTCCGGCGCAAAGGGGAGGCGCTGTCGCATGAATGGGCGCGCCGGCCGACGCTGAGCCACGGCGATTTCGATCCGACGAATATTATGGTCAGCCGAGCCGGAATCGGTTTTGCGATTGCCGCCGTGCTCGACTGGGAATTCGCCTTCGCCGGCGGGCCTGCCTATGATTTCGGCCATATGCTGCGCCCGCCGCTGGGCGATCAGGCGGCGTTCGTTGGCGGCCTCTGCGCCGGCTATCGCGCGGCCGGACAGGATTTGGCTGAAGATTGGCGGGAGGCGGCGCGGCTCGCCGATCTGTTGTCCTGGGTCGATTTTATCTCGCAGCCCTTTTGCGGCGCAAAAGCCGCCGCCTCGGCCCGGCTGATGATGGCGCGCTTGATCGCAGCCTGA
- the der gene encoding ribosome biogenesis GTPase Der, producing the protein MFTIAIIGRPNVGKSTLFNRLVGKRLALVDDRPGVTRDRREGEARLGDLVFKIIDTAGLEEGAAASLSGRMRAQTERAIESADAVFFLFDARLGLTPDDRFFANLVRRADKPLILIANKAEGRIGEAGAREGYDLGLGDPVPLSAEHGDGMSDLYSAIREALPEQTELPAEEEEGETRLILGEDEDGSELDPTKPLRIAIIGRPNAGKSTLLNTIIGQDRLLTGPEPGLTRDTIGIDFEWGGRKIKMFDTAGLRRRAKVEDKLEKLAGHDAVRAAKFAEVAVLLLDATIPFEKQDLTLADLVEREGRALVIGVNKWDLIEHRGAKLSELREEAIRLLPQVKGAPVVPLSGATGDGVGKLMEAIFRVHEVWNKRISTARLNRWLAGALEQSPPPAVSGRRIKIRYMTQLRARPPYFLLFGNQLDALPASYERYLVNGLRQAFDLPGVPIRISKKTSDNPYADRKARQR; encoded by the coding sequence ATGTTCACGATCGCCATAATCGGGCGCCCCAACGTCGGCAAATCGACTTTGTTCAACCGTCTCGTCGGCAAGCGGCTGGCGCTCGTTGACGATCGCCCGGGCGTCACCCGCGACCGGCGCGAGGGAGAGGCCCGGCTTGGCGATCTCGTCTTCAAGATCATCGACACGGCCGGGCTCGAGGAGGGCGCCGCGGCTTCCCTCTCGGGGCGCATGCGCGCGCAGACGGAACGGGCGATCGAATCTGCCGACGCGGTCTTCTTCCTGTTCGACGCGCGTCTCGGTCTGACCCCGGACGACCGCTTTTTTGCAAATCTCGTGCGGCGCGCCGACAAGCCGCTGATCCTCATCGCCAATAAGGCCGAAGGGCGAATTGGCGAAGCCGGCGCGCGGGAAGGCTATGATCTCGGCCTTGGCGATCCGGTGCCTCTGTCCGCCGAGCATGGCGACGGGATGTCGGATCTTTACAGCGCCATCCGCGAGGCGCTGCCGGAGCAGACCGAACTGCCGGCCGAGGAAGAGGAAGGCGAGACGCGGCTCATTCTCGGCGAGGATGAGGATGGCTCCGAGCTCGATCCGACCAAGCCGCTGCGCATCGCCATCATCGGGCGCCCGAACGCCGGCAAATCGACGCTGCTCAACACGATTATCGGCCAGGACAGGCTTCTGACCGGCCCTGAGCCGGGGCTGACGCGCGACACCATCGGCATCGACTTCGAATGGGGCGGCCGCAAGATCAAAATGTTCGACACGGCGGGCCTGCGCCGCCGCGCCAAGGTGGAAGACAAGCTCGAAAAGCTTGCAGGCCATGACGCGGTCCGCGCGGCGAAATTCGCCGAGGTGGCGGTTCTGCTGCTTGACGCGACCATTCCGTTCGAGAAGCAGGATCTGACTCTGGCAGATCTCGTCGAACGCGAGGGCAGGGCGCTGGTCATCGGCGTCAATAAATGGGATCTGATCGAGCATCGCGGCGCAAAGCTCTCTGAGCTGCGCGAGGAGGCGATCCGCCTGTTGCCGCAGGTGAAGGGCGCCCCTGTCGTGCCGCTGTCCGGCGCTACCGGCGATGGCGTCGGCAAGCTGATGGAGGCGATCTTCCGCGTCCATGAGGTCTGGAACAAACGCATCTCGACGGCGCGGCTGAACCGCTGGCTCGCTGGCGCGCTGGAGCAGAGCCCGCCGCCCGCCGTCTCAGGCCGTCGCATCAAGATCCGCTACATGACGCAGCTGCGCGCGCGGCCGCCCTATTTTCTCCTGTTCGGCAATCAGCTCGACGCTTTGCCGGCGAGCTATGAGCGCTATCTCGTCAACGGCCTGCGGCAGGCCTTCGATCTGCCCGGCGTGCCGATCCGCATCTCCAAGAAAACGAGCGACAACCCCTATGCGGACCGCAAAGCGCGCCAGAGATAG
- a CDS encoding tetratricopeptide repeat protein — protein sequence MSEFFREVDEDYRRERLAKIWTKYQGWFIGAAVLLVAATAGWRIYQHFHLQAAEAAGARYEAALRLSQDGKSAEAEAEFKEIAASGPKGYATLAHLRAVDEIVGRDPAAAIAAYDALGADPTFDQSFKEAAQTRAAVLRVDRDDPKAFEEKYGALAQPSFTYHDTIRELLALAAFKREDFEAAGRWLDMIVGDPRAPGPLRQRAEAFLGLVQAGKLSPAPAEPLSTPAPPAAEAPVLPETSASPPAAPAEPSALKPGAEAAPETPPAEAAVPEPQNPVAEAPPASASAPDENSASKSAAPPPPEPEKSGAEPDAAPPAAAPGAPAQPN from the coding sequence ATGAGTGAATTTTTCCGCGAAGTCGACGAGGACTACCGCCGCGAGCGCCTCGCCAAAATATGGACGAAATATCAGGGGTGGTTCATCGGCGCCGCGGTTTTGCTCGTCGCCGCGACCGCCGGCTGGCGCATCTATCAGCATTTTCATCTGCAGGCGGCCGAGGCGGCTGGCGCGCGCTATGAGGCGGCGTTGAGGCTGTCGCAGGATGGGAAATCCGCCGAAGCCGAAGCTGAATTCAAGGAGATTGCGGCCTCGGGGCCGAAGGGCTATGCGACGCTGGCCCATCTTCGCGCCGTCGATGAGATCGTCGGCCGCGATCCTGCGGCGGCGATCGCGGCCTATGACGCGCTCGGGGCCGATCCGACTTTCGACCAATCCTTCAAAGAGGCGGCGCAGACCCGCGCAGCGGTGCTGCGCGTCGATCGGGACGATCCGAAGGCGTTCGAGGAAAAATATGGCGCGCTGGCGCAGCCCTCCTTCACCTACCACGACACCATCCGCGAATTGCTCGCTCTGGCCGCATTCAAGCGCGAAGATTTCGAGGCGGCCGGGCGCTGGCTCGATATGATCGTCGGCGATCCGCGCGCGCCGGGGCCGCTGCGCCAGCGCGCGGAGGCTTTTCTTGGCTTGGTTCAGGCCGGCAAGCTTTCGCCGGCGCCTGCCGAGCCGCTGTCAACGCCGGCGCCGCCGGCCGCCGAGGCCCCGGTTTTGCCCGAAACGTCGGCTTCGCCCCCTGCTGCGCCTGCCGAACCGTCGGCGCTGAAGCCCGGCGCCGAGGCCGCGCCCGAGACGCCGCCAGCTGAAGCGGCTGTTCCCGAGCCGCAAAATCCGGTCGCTGAAGCGCCGCCGGCAAGCGCATCCGCGCCCGACGAAAATTCCGCCAGCAAAAGCGCCGCGCCGCCGCCGCCGGAACCGGAGAAGAGCGGCGCGGAGCCTGACGCCGCGCCGCCCGCCGCCGCGCCGGGCGCGCCGGCGCAACCGAACTGA
- a CDS encoding aldo/keto reductase produces the protein MSVTTAAASGDFTLGDIKIHRLGFGAMRIVGKGVWGGPAEGGESLAVLRRLPELGVNFIDTADSYGPFISEELIAEALYPYDGLLIATKGGLTRHGPDIWAPVGRPEYLRQCVLMSLRRLKIDRIDLWQLHRVDPKVPREEQFGVIRDMQKEGLIRHAGLSQVTIDDIKAAGKFFNVVSVQNLYNLVDRTSEDVLDYCTKEGVGFIPWFPLAAGKLARPGTLLDAIAKKKGATTSQVALAWTLRRSPVMLPIPGTGSVSHLEENVAAAAIELSDEEFAGLDQAGRAAA, from the coding sequence ATGAGCGTTACCACCGCCGCCGCTTCTGGCGACTTCACCCTCGGCGACATCAAGATCCACCGGCTCGGCTTCGGCGCCATGCGCATCGTCGGCAAGGGGGTGTGGGGCGGACCGGCCGAGGGCGGCGAAAGCCTTGCCGTCCTGCGCAGGCTTCCCGAGCTCGGCGTCAATTTCATCGACACGGCCGACAGCTACGGCCCCTTCATCAGCGAGGAGCTGATCGCCGAGGCTCTTTATCCTTATGACGGATTGTTGATCGCGACCAAAGGCGGTTTGACGCGGCACGGCCCCGACATATGGGCGCCGGTGGGGCGCCCTGAATATCTGCGCCAATGCGTGTTGATGAGTCTGCGCCGCCTGAAGATCGACCGCATCGATCTCTGGCAATTGCACCGCGTCGATCCGAAAGTGCCGCGCGAGGAGCAATTCGGCGTCATCCGCGACATGCAGAAAGAGGGGCTGATCCGCCACGCCGGCCTGAGCCAGGTGACGATCGACGACATCAAGGCGGCTGGCAAATTCTTCAACGTGGTCTCGGTGCAAAACCTCTACAATCTCGTCGACCGCACAAGCGAGGACGTGCTCGATTATTGCACGAAAGAGGGCGTCGGCTTCATCCCCTGGTTCCCGCTCGCGGCCGGCAAACTGGCGCGGCCGGGGACTTTGCTCGACGCGATCGCCAAGAAGAAAGGCGCGACGACAAGCCAGGTCGCATTGGCGTGGACGTTGCGGCGCAGCCCGGTGATGCTGCCGATCCCTGGCACAGGAAGCGTCAGCCATCTTGAGGAAAACGTCGCCGCCGCGGCGATCGAGCTGAGCGACGAGGAGTTTGCCGGTCTCGATCAGGCGGGCCGCGCCGCGGCCTAG
- a CDS encoding cation transporter: MTDEDNRLRRAVRLVAILNLSFFGVEFAVALAIGSVSLIADSADFLEDAAINFLIFAALGWSAAQRARVGMALAAILLAPALAFLWMLWQKFGAPVPPNAGALTLTGFGAFAVNLLCAFILARYRHHSGSLTKAAFLSARNDVLANVAIIAAGLATLYAPSIWPDILVGLGVALMNLDAARSVWTAARSEHRLARTQA; this comes from the coding sequence ATGACCGACGAAGACAATCGACTGCGGCGCGCGGTGCGGCTTGTCGCCATACTTAATCTCAGCTTCTTCGGCGTCGAATTCGCCGTGGCTCTGGCGATCGGCTCGGTGTCCCTCATTGCCGACAGCGCCGATTTTCTCGAGGACGCCGCGATCAATTTCTTGATCTTTGCGGCGCTCGGCTGGAGCGCGGCGCAGCGCGCCCGCGTCGGCATGGCGCTCGCCGCCATCCTGCTCGCGCCGGCGCTCGCCTTTCTGTGGATGCTTTGGCAAAAATTCGGCGCGCCTGTTCCGCCGAACGCGGGGGCGCTGACGCTCACGGGTTTTGGCGCTTTCGCCGTCAATCTGCTCTGCGCGTTCATCCTGGCTCGGTACCGTCATCACAGCGGCAGTCTGACCAAGGCCGCGTTTCTGTCGGCGCGTAATGACGTGCTCGCCAATGTCGCGATCATCGCCGCGGGACTTGCGACGCTCTACGCGCCGTCCATCTGGCCGGATATCCTCGTCGGACTTGGCGTCGCCTTGATGAATCTCGACGCTGCGCGCTCGGTCTGGACCGCCGCGCGGAGCGAACATCGCCTCGCCAGAACGCAAGCCTGA
- a CDS encoding aliphatic sulfonate ABC transporter substrate-binding protein: MSIRFRHILASLAFALTMAAALGAKAAPSEIRIDWATYNPVSIVLKDKKILEDEFAKDGVAIRWVQSAGSNKALEFLNAGSLDFGSTAGAAALIARINGNPIKAVYVYSRPEWTALVTRKETGIASVADLKGKSVAVTRGTDPHIFLIRALAANGLTEKDLRLVLLQHADGRLALTRGDVDAWAGLDPIMASAEIDDGAVLFYRNPAANSWGVLNTRESFAAENPDIVRRVLAAYETARKWSLAHPKELAVLLEGATKLPPVVIERQLSRTELTFGPIGAAQKETLVAAGDALQQAGVIAKDVNVKQSVDALIDPAFLTVSN, encoded by the coding sequence ATGTCCATCCGCTTCCGGCACATCCTAGCCTCCCTCGCCTTCGCCTTGACGATGGCGGCCGCGCTCGGCGCAAAAGCCGCCCCGAGCGAAATCCGCATCGACTGGGCGACCTATAATCCCGTCTCGATCGTTCTGAAGGACAAGAAAATCCTCGAGGATGAATTCGCCAAAGACGGCGTCGCCATCCGCTGGGTCCAGTCCGCGGGCTCCAACAAGGCGCTCGAATTTCTGAACGCCGGATCGCTCGACTTCGGCTCGACGGCCGGCGCCGCGGCGCTGATCGCGCGCATCAACGGCAATCCGATCAAAGCCGTCTATGTCTATTCGCGCCCCGAATGGACCGCCCTCGTCACCCGCAAGGAGACGGGGATCGCCTCGGTCGCCGATCTCAAGGGCAAGTCCGTCGCCGTCACCCGCGGCACCGATCCGCATATCTTCCTCATCCGCGCCCTCGCCGCCAACGGATTGACCGAAAAGGATCTGCGCCTCGTCCTGCTGCAGCATGCCGACGGCCGTCTTGCGCTGACCCGGGGCGACGTCGACGCCTGGGCAGGGCTCGACCCGATCATGGCCTCCGCCGAGATCGACGACGGCGCCGTGCTGTTCTACCGCAACCCCGCCGCCAACAGCTGGGGCGTCCTCAACACGCGCGAGAGTTTCGCCGCGGAAAATCCCGACATCGTCCGGCGCGTGCTCGCCGCCTATGAGACGGCGCGCAAATGGTCGCTGGCCCACCCGAAGGAGCTCGCCGTCTTGCTGGAGGGCGCGACCAAGCTGCCGCCGGTGGTAATCGAACGTCAGCTGAGCCGCACCGAGTTGACCTTCGGCCCGATCGGCGCAGCGCAGAAAGAGACCCTTGTCGCGGCGGGCGACGCCTTGCAGCAGGCCGGCGTCATCGCCAAGGACGTCAATGTCAAACAAAGCGTCGACGCCTTGATCGATCCCGCGTTTCTGACCGTCAGCAATTGA
- a CDS encoding ABC transporter permease, protein MSAIDSVASAEPAARPQRWGAASLRLALLGLALPVGALLVWEIAVRLGWAQGRLMPAPSVIASNLAQLAASGDLWLHIRATLLRVGAGFALGVFAGTTLGVLAGASSLGRALIDPTLQGLRAIPSIAWVPLFILWFGIFEASKIALIAVGVAFPIYLGIFGAILAVDRKIIEAGRSFRLEGVALARRILFPAVLPHYVVALRSGLGLGWMFVVAAEFMGASEGLGYLLVDGQQLGKPAQIIAAIFTFAVLGKATDALLVAASAPFLRWQDTVGQTSGEGG, encoded by the coding sequence GTGAGCGCGATCGACAGCGTCGCCTCAGCCGAGCCGGCGGCGCGGCCACAGCGCTGGGGCGCGGCGTCGTTGCGGCTCGCCCTGCTCGGTCTAGCGCTTCCCGTCGGCGCGCTGCTCGTTTGGGAAATTGCAGTGCGGCTCGGCTGGGCGCAGGGCCGCCTGATGCCGGCGCCCAGCGTCATCGCCTCCAACCTTGCGCAACTCGCGGCGAGCGGCGATCTCTGGCTGCATATCCGCGCGACGCTGCTGCGAGTCGGCGCCGGTTTCGCCCTCGGCGTTTTCGCCGGCACCACGCTTGGCGTCCTCGCCGGCGCCTCCTCGCTGGGGCGCGCACTGATCGACCCCACCTTGCAGGGTCTGCGCGCCATTCCCTCGATCGCCTGGGTCCCCCTGTTCATCCTGTGGTTCGGCATTTTCGAGGCCTCCAAGATCGCGCTGATCGCGGTCGGGGTCGCCTTTCCGATCTATCTTGGAATTTTCGGCGCGATCCTCGCGGTCGATCGCAAGATCATCGAAGCCGGCCGCAGCTTTCGCCTCGAAGGCGTCGCCCTCGCGCGCCGCATCCTGTTTCCCGCGGTGCTGCCGCATTACGTCGTCGCGCTGCGCTCGGGTCTCGGGCTCGGCTGGATGTTCGTCGTCGCCGCCGAATTCATGGGCGCCTCGGAAGGGCTCGGCTATCTCCTTGTCGACGGCCAGCAGCTCGGCAAGCCGGCGCAGATCATCGCCGCGATCTTCACCTTCGCCGTGCTCGGAAAGGCGACCGACGCGCTGCTGGTCGCAGCGTCTGCCCCCTTCCTGCGCTGGCAGGACACGGTCGGGCAAACATCCGGCGAGGGAGGCTAG